The Betaproteobacteria bacterium region TACGACGCGCCTTCCACCAAATCGAAACGATTGTATGTGGTGAGCCGCGGCTATCCGGTCGAGGTGCTGGTTTCGCTCGAACGCTGGACCAAGGTTCGCGACGCGGCCGGCAGTATCGGCTGGGTCGAGGCGAACACGCTCGCCGCCAAGCGCATGCTGGTGGTGAAGCCGAAGATGGCCGAGGTCCGCAGTGCCCCTGACGAGGCGGCGCCGGTGGCGTTCCGGGTCGGGCAGAACGTGCTGCTGGAGTGGATGGAGACGCTGCCCAACGGCTGGACGCGGGTGCGCCACGGCGAAGCCGGCCTGGGATTCGTGCGCACCGGCGAAGTCTTCGGCTGATGAAGCTCGCGGTGCAATGAAGCTCGCGGTGCAATGAAGCTGGCGGTGCAATGAAGCTGGCGGTGTAATGAAGCTGGCGGTGTAATGAAGCTAGCGGTGCTTGGGGCGGGAGCCTGGGGCACGGCGCTGGCCATCGTGCTCGCGCGGAAGCACTCGGTGGCTCTCTGGGCGCGCGATGAGGCCCACGCCCGCGTGCTGGCCGACACGCGCCGAAACGATCGTTACCTGCCCGGATTCGAGCTTACGGCCGCGATCGACGTGAGCGCCGAGCTTGCCCGCACGCTCGCGGGCGCCGAGGCCGCGGTGTGCGCCGTGCCGATGTCGGGATTGCGCGAGCTCATGGGTCGACTGCCGCACGACG contains the following coding sequences:
- a CDS encoding SH3 domain-containing protein codes for the protein MIDRQDAPASRRGPASWRVAAATFVALASTLVSAADFRSTTAAATVWYDAPSTKSKRLYVVSRGYPVEVLVSLERWTKVRDAAGSIGWVEANTLAAKRMLVVKPKMAEVRSAPDEAAPVAFRVGQNVLLEWMETLPNGWTRVRHGEAGLGFVRTGEVFG